Within the uncultured Draconibacterium sp. genome, the region TTATAGAGTAAACTTCAACATCAATATTTCCTATGTTGTATAAAAAGTCAACATTCAGACTTGCCGAACCAATAGTTGCATAGATTGGCTTTGGTAAAACTGCCCTTGTTGGGGTGTCGGCTAAAGAACCTTGCAAGTCGATTTCTTTTTGAACATCAACTTGGTTCAGAAGATTTGAGTTGGAAGATTGACTGATACCTGGAAATAATAATGTAACTAAAACGAGTAAAACAATGGGTAACATTCTCATGATTTAAAGGTTGTTTTGTTTAGGATAAATTTACCAGAGAAAAGATCCATATACAAGTAAGAATAAGCTTAATAAAGTTTTTTTTAAGAAAACAAAAACATAATACTCTTATAATGTGACAATTAAAATTTACAGGGATTGACATAAATAAAGTTTTTTGTTGTGTATAACCAGAATTTTAAAAGGATTCTTTAGCGAATATTCCCTATTTTATTAAGAAAGTCACGAATATTTCCACGGTTTTCTATCCCAAGTTTTTTCCGAATATTGCTCTTTTTTACTTCAACCGTATTTAACCGATAATTTAAAATAAGCGCTATTTCGGTATTTAAAGTAATATAAACCAGAGCTCCCGGATGATGCTTTAAAACTTGCTTCTCAAATGCAGTATTGCCTTCGTTTTTTTCGGACTGACTTGCTTCAAAATTTGCGAGTTATCATTTTCACCCGGAACGAGAATTTGAAGCTTAAACAGTTGATTGTTCGATTTTATATCAACGCCTTTGGTAAATATTGAAAAATGTGGGCTGGATGATTTTAAAATAAAGGACAGCTTTTTATAACCATCGGTAAGGTCATTCATCAGAAAAATTTGTCCTCATAACCCTTTTGCTTTTTTCACACTACACTTCCTGAAGTCGTCCGCAATATCGCTTACGTAAATATTTCAAAACATAATATTCACCAGATCCTTTTCCTCCGAATGAAAAAAGTCACTCATTTCTACATGCTTTCTTAAATCAATTCGAGTCCATATTGAATCATTTATGAGCCAATCAATTTATAAGACGTTCCTGCTCCAACTTCTCCCGACCTCTCAAGAATCTTGAATTCTTCAATTAATTCGGTTAAGTCCCGTGTTGCTGTTACTTTAGAGACTTCACATATTTCCTGGTGGAACTACAACGATGCTTTCAGTCTGGTTTCACATGCTAAAGAAATGGTGGCCGATTTGGAAACGGTTGATATACGTGCTGATGCTCTGTTCTTAAATGCCGATTCAGGCTTTGATACCGAAAATTTCCACCGTTACCTTTCTGAAATAGAAGTTACCGGGAACATTGATCACAACTGGAGAAACGGGACAACAAATGAGAATTTGTTTGATAAACTATTGTATGAATGCAGGTTTGTTATCGAAAGAACGAACGCTTGGCTGGATGCGTTCAAGGCTATATTAGTTCGTTTTGAAACAAATTCTTTACACTGAAAAGCATTGAATTTATTAGCATTTACAGTTATTCTATTACGGAAACTTTAAACAACTTCAATAATAAAAGAAGAATAATAAAGGAATAACTGGGTAAAACACGAAATATAAAAAACAGGGCAGAAAGTTATAAATATGAACGAATCAGCAATAAATAAACAGTATAGTAAATTGAAAGATTGGTGTTTCAAAATGCCCAAAATTTCATATTACCGTCGTTGTGTTTAATTTGACTGATGATTATGCGAAGTACCGAATAAATAATAAATTGCACAGATGAGCAGATAATATGATGAGAAAATTGAATCAAATATTATTACATGTTGCTTTCTGGTTTGTCTTTAATATTTTGCAATATGCCAGATACGCGTGAACAGGGAGGATATTCTATTATCCGAATAAAACTACAGATTCATCACTGATTTTGAGTTTTACCTCAGAAAACAAATTGCCCTTTACGAACGAATATTAAAAGAGAAAGATGAAATGATGAACAGATTGGAGAAATTAATTACGAAAAAATAGTTTCATTTTTCCAGATATAGTAACTATTTTCTTATAACTGCCTATCCCCTACCTTCCTCAAGAACTTTTATTGATGGCAAAACGGTTTGTCAGTAAATAAAAAAAATTCTTGAAGTTGACTATCCCCGTGGCAGAGCCAAGGGGTATTACGCCAACTTCATTTCAGCTAAATCGTTGAAAACCGAATATTCTTTATTTCACCCCTCTGTCAACCCAATGTCATTAAGTTAAGATTTAAGTAGCTGATAGCTTGATGTATACGTTTATTTTCATTATCTTTATTTTAGTTAAAAAATTAAGAATCAATCAATTATCCGTACCATTTTTCCGAATAACAGAGAGCAGATTTCGGAAAAATCATGCCAAACTGATCCGTTTTATAGATAAAAAATTATCGAGTGAAGAATTTATTTTAAAGCACAGAACAACAGAAAGTGCTTTTACAAGAAAACGGAGCTTTTCATTCAAATCCTTGAGTTTATTTATTTTAAGTTCTATTCAAAGTAGCTTACAGCGCGAACTTGATAGATTTTTCAGAATATACAACGATTCGCAGATTACTGAACAGTTTGTATCTAAAAGCGCATTCTCCCAGGCAAGAAAGAAAATTAACCCAGAGGCATTTAAAGAGCTCAATAGCTGGTCAGTAAAACATTTCTATGAAAATTACAGATATCATAAATGGAAAAACCATCGCTTGATTGCCATAGATGGCTCTGAGGTTCTTCTGCCTTCCAATGCTGAAACAATAGCCAAATTTGGAGATTATTCTCACAGGAGGAGCGATAAAAGCGTGGTCTTGTCAAGGTTTTCAAAGTGTTACGACGTGCTTAACCGCATTGCGATTGATGCTGTTTTAACGACAAGAAAAGAAGGAGAAGGAACCTTGGCCATTCAACATCTGGAAAAGCTGTCAAAAGACGATTTGGTAATATTCGATAGAGGATATCCATCATTAATCTTGCTTAGAACTTTTCTTGATACAGGGATTAATTTTTGCAGTAGGATAGCTGTTGGAAACTGGACTGCTGCTAAAGATTTGGTTAATTCAAATAATAAAGAAACTGTAGTTACCTTAGAAATTCCAAATCACTTAAAGAAGAAGTTCTATTCCAAAGGATTAAATACATCTCCAATAAAACTAAGATTGATAAAGATAAGACTAAAAACAGGAGAAGACGAAGTACTAATCACTTCATTAATGGATGAGCAAATATATCCACACAGCTGTTTTAAGAAACTTTATAACTTGAGGTGGGGAGTCGAAGAATCATACAAAGTTGATAAACATCAGATAAGATTGGAAGATTTCTCTGGATACTCTGTACAGTCTATAATGCAAGAGTTTCATGCAATGATATTGTTATCTAATTTGGCTGCAATTTTTTCTTATTTGCCTCAAAAGGAGATAAAGAAAGTAAAGCATAATTACAAAGTGAGTGCTACTATTGCAATATCAAAAATGAGAGACAACCTGGTGTCCTTGTTTCGAAATATTGGTGAAATTAATCTGATAGAAAAACTCGTTAACTCAATTTGGTTGAATTTGATTCCAATCAGAAATGAAAGGAGCTTTGAGCGAAAAGTATATAGAAGGAGGAGATATTATTATCAATATAAAATCTTATGATTGGCCTTAACTTAATGACAATGGTCTGTCAACCATAAAGGCTGACGTCTCCCCTCAACAGGGGAGAAAAAACGGAACCCCGTGGCAAAGCCTCGGGGAACTATTTAGATTAAATTGTACGGAAATAAGGCTTTTTGTCTAATTAGCGAGGAGTTGCAGGCGCATTTCAAAACTATTCAATTCGCTCGATATCCCTTTTATAAAAAGATCATCAGACAGATTTTTTATTAAACTTATGGTTAAATTGTAAAATATTACTACATTTAGGGAAACCTTACTGATGTGACTATCAAGTCTCAAATATTGTTTTCATACGAACACCATAACGAACAGCCAGTTGTGTGCATTTGGTTTAAATACTACCAACGAGTGATTAACAGGCTAAAAAAGGTAACATGGGCAACTTGGAGTTCCTCCAAAAGGTGTTGGTATATACGACAATCAGAATTCGAGCTAAAACCTTTTTCTGAGCAATTTGAAGATATTGCTAACGTTGATTATTCTGCACTTAATGTAAAATTAAGAACAGCTACATTAAAATCAGTAAGTCGTGATTATTCTTATAGAGCAACCATTGAACTCCCAATAAATTATCTTGAATTACTAAAGCAAAAGCGTTATAGCACAAGTACGATAAAAACGTACACAGCATATTTTAAAAACTTTAAGCATTATTTCAGTGAAAGTAATCTTGAAGACCTTACGAGTTTAGAAACTAATTATTAAAATTATTTATTATGGATGATGGATATTTAGGAGAAATTAGAATTTTTGCGGGTAACTTTGCTCCTCGTGGGTGGGCTATCTGTGCAGGTCAGGAATTAGCTATTTCAGATCATGATGCTCTTTTTTCTATTCTGGGTACTATTTATGGTGGAGACGGAAGATCGACATTTGGATTGCCTGATTTTAGAGGACGTATTCCTATTGGAATAGGTTATGGACCAGGGCTTTCAGATCGGCAGTTAGGACAAAAAGGGGGTGCTGAAACATCTTTTTTAGGGCTTGATAATCTACCAACTCATACTCATGCTGTAAACGCCAGTGGTACAGAGGGGAATGCCCAAGGGCCCACTGCTGCAATAATGGCATTATCCTATGGGCAAATGCAACAAGGAGGAAGTACATATACCGGACAAAATTTAAATTTCACTAAGGATACTTCAAACATTGTTGAGATGAGTAGTAAAACTGTAAGTAATAAAGGGGGAAGTACTCAGCATTATAATATGCAGCCTTTTTTAGGTATAAATTATGTTATTTGTTTACAGGGACGATACCCTTC harbors:
- a CDS encoding DUF3244 domain-containing protein, which gives rise to MRMLPIVLLVLVTLLFPGISQSSNSNLLNQVDVQKEIDLQGSLADTPTRAVLPKPIYATIGSASLNVDFLYNIGNIDVEVYSITGAIVYSQSVNTQTQEQLSIDVTEWDSDFYEIRFVNPEGNYIYGTFGVE
- a CDS encoding IS4 family transposase; translated protein: MYTFIFIIFILVKKLRINQLSVPFFRITESRFRKNHAKLIRFIDKKLSSEEFILKHRTTESAFTRKRSFSFKSLSLFILSSIQSSLQRELDRFFRIYNDSQITEQFVSKSAFSQARKKINPEAFKELNSWSVKHFYENYRYHKWKNHRLIAIDGSEVLLPSNAETIAKFGDYSHRRSDKSVVLSRFSKCYDVLNRIAIDAVLTTRKEGEGTLAIQHLEKLSKDDLVIFDRGYPSLILLRTFLDTGINFCSRIAVGNWTAAKDLVNSNNKETVVTLEIPNHLKKKFYSKGLNTSPIKLRLIKIRLKTGEDEVLITSLMDEQIYPHSCFKKLYNLRWGVEESYKVDKHQIRLEDFSGYSVQSIMQEFHAMILLSNLAAIFSYLPQKEIKKVKHNYKVSATIAISKMRDNLVSLFRNIGEINLIEKLVNSIWLNLIPIRNERSFERKVYRRRRYYYQYKIL
- a CDS encoding tail fiber protein translates to MDDGYLGEIRIFAGNFAPRGWAICAGQELAISDHDALFSILGTIYGGDGRSTFGLPDFRGRIPIGIGYGPGLSDRQLGQKGGAETSFLGLDNLPTHTHAVNASGTEGNAQGPTAAIMALSYGQMQQGGSTYTGQNLNFTKDTSNIVEMSSKTVSNKGGSTQHYNMQPFLGINYVICLQGRYPSKS